Genomic window (Candidatus Vicinibacter proximus):
TTGACGCTGGGAAGCATGACTGAACCATCTCTGCTTCAACAGAGTATCGTGCGACAGCACGATAAGTGATGGAACCCTGCCTGACTGGGTCGGCAGGCAGGCGCGAAAGCGGCTAACAGGAGAATTAGAGAATGAGAGATGACTGAACGATCTCTGCTTCAGCAGAGTATCGTGCGACAGCACGATAAGAGAAGGAACCGCGAAAGCGGCTAACGTACACTATATTAGGTTCTGGTTTTAATCACCGTAATGTTTGACGCTGGGAAGCATCAAACAACCCGGTTATTTCGAGCTTCCCTGCTTGAAATTTACGAATAGTTTAGCAGGTACTATTTGTAATCTTCGTCATTAACTCATTAGCTAATTTTCAAATTAGCTCATTTTCAAATTCTCCCATTCTTTTTTCCTTATTTTTGCAAAAATTTCAAAGATGAAATACGTTTTTAGCTTGCTCTCCATCGCTTTGCTTTTTGCCTGTAATCCATTGTCCAAACACCGTGAAGCAATAGAATCCCTCAGTTCAGAATGGCAGGCCATGGCCATAAAGGTTCACGAAGGTGACAGTGCGGTGGCAGCTTCACACCAGACGGTTAACTTCCTGAAGGATAATTTCACCCAGGCTGCCGGTAACACCAAGCTCAAGAAAGCCGAGCTCGATTACATTGAAGAAATGAGACAGGCTTATCAGGCCCAATTGGATGGATTATCTAAAATGATCGAAGACAAAGGGACATTCCTTCAAAAATGGGAAGAGCAAGCTCAAAGGCTTAAGCTGCTTACCGAGGGTCTTAAAGCTGGAAAGTATGAGGGCGATGCCGCCAAGGAAATCGAACAACTCCAAGCCTTTTTGATCGAAGCAACCGAGGTTACCGAGAATTGGGCGAAGCGTTCTGAAGGTGCCAAAACTACTGCGCTGACCGCCTATCGCAATGTCTTTCCATTCCTGCCAAAACAATAGGGTACATATAGATCGCTTCCCGCCTACCAAAAAATAATTTGGTAATTTAAAGTATTCAGGCAACATTCCATCCGGTATGGTCATCATTTCCATAGTATTGATGGTCTATTTTGCCATTTCCATATTCAGATTTGCGAATATTACCTATCTTGTTTCCTATATCAAAAAGTAAGCCTTATGCCAATCAACAGTCCTTTGTTGCCTTATTCCGGGCCGTTCAACAAACCGGAGTTGCTGCATCTGCTGAGACGTACCCAGTTGGGCGTTTCCAATGCAGATTTGAATCATTTTAAAGGAAAATCACTGAATCAGGTGGTAGATGAGTTGCTGACTTTCGGAACTACTGTTGCACCACCGGTGAAGAATTATTCTGCCAGAGTAAATAACTTGCCGGATCCTACGGCCCTCGATACAGAAGTTCAGCTAGGCCAGACCTGGGTGGACACTCCTATTCGAAACCAAACCACCAATCCAGATGGCTCAAGAAGAGAAAGTCTGAAAGCCTGGTGGATGGGACTCATGTTGGGGCAGGAACGTAACCTTCGTGAACAAATGGTTTTGTTCTGGCACAATCATTTTTCTACCGAGGCCAACGATGTAGGGAATGCACAAATGTCCTATCGTACCAACAAGCTATTTAGGGAAAATGCTGTAGGTAATTTCAGAGATTTTTTATTCAAGATCACTCTGGACCCGGGAATGCTTAAATACCTGAATGGATATCTGAATAAGGCTACGGCTCCGGACGAAAATTATGCACGGGAACTTCAGGAGTTATTTTGTGTGGGGAAGGGTCCCGGATCAGGATATACTGAAGATGACGTAAAGGCAGCAGCCAGGGTACTTACCGGCTGGAGTCTGATCACCCAGGAAGGAACCCCTGCGGTTCCGGTAACACCTTACGTGAAAGAAAATTTAAACAACCACGATAAAAAAGATAAAGTTTTTTCCGCTTTCTACGGCAACAAAGTGATCAAGGCAGTTGCTACGCCAACCCGTGCTACCATGGAAGCAGAAATAAGAGAATTGATCGACATGATTCTAGCCGTGGAAGAAACATCCAAATTTATATGCCGGAAATTATACACTTATTTCTGTTATTACGAAATCACTCCGGATGTTGAAGTGAATCTGATCGAACCACTGGCAGAAGTTTTTAGAAACAGCAACTACGACCTCAAAGTATTGTTGAAAGCATTCTTTACCGCAGATTATTTTTTCAAACCTGAATTAAGGGGTGCCATGATTAAAAGCGGGATGCAATTCGTGATTGGCAAAACCAGAGCTTTTGGTTATCAAATTCCGGATGCTTCCAAATTTGAGGCACAATATTATTACTGGTCCGTATTTAAGAATTATGCACGCAACATGGGCCAGGACATCATGGATCCACCCAATGTGGCCGGCTGGCCTGCTTACTATCAGGTGCCGCAATTTCATGAAATGTGGGTCGACACAGCCACCTATCCGGAACGAAAAAACTTTTACGAAAACATTAGTAAAAACGGTCTGAACTCCGGTACTTTTTACTATCAGGACGTCAGCAAAAATGTAAAAGTTACGGTGGACTTTGTAGCCTTTGCCAAGCAGTTTTCTGTACCGGAAAACCCAAATATTCTCGTGGCCGAAGCATGTGAATTATTGTTTGGTGTGCCGGTCTCTCAAGCCGTCAAAGATCAACTGAAGACGAGTTTTCTTTTGGAAAACCAGAGTTCGGATTATTATTGGACCGAAGCGTGGCTGGAATACATCAACAATCCTTCCACCACTGATCCGGAAGCCAAACGCGTACCAACCATGCTGAAGAATTTATTTCTCGACATGGAATCCGCTGCTGAATTTCATCTTTGTTAATTCATCTCCACAAAAAAATTAAAATGAAAAGAAGACAATTTATACAATCTGTACCGGTCGCAATAGGTGGAATGTCCGTTACAGCATATGCCAACAGCCCTCTGTTGTCGGCACTTACGGCTGCGCTTTACGAAACAGACCGTGTACTCGTAATTGTTCAGCTCAACGGAGGTAATGATGGATTGAATACCGTTTTTCCATTGGATCAATATGCTACCTTGGCCAAACACAGAGCCAATCTGCTGATGCCGGAATCCGATATACTTGTCCTTGGAGGGACGAATGGAACAACAGGTATTCATCCCGCGATGAATAAATTTAAAGAATTATACGACGAGCAAAAATTATCGGTGATACAGTCTGTAGGTTATCCTTCCTTCAATTTCTCCCACTTCAGGGCAACGGATATATGGATGACGGCATCGGATTCAAAAGAATTTTTGAACAGTGGATGGGCCGGTAGATATCTCAATTATGAGTTTCCAAATTACCCGGTGGGATTTCCGAATACGACCATGCCTGATCCATTGGCCATACGGATAGGAGGGAATGTGCCCCTTGGATTGCAGAATATTGGTGTCAACATGGCCATCTCTATCAACAATACAAATGACCCGCTAAACCTTACCGGATCGATTTATAAAGACCCAGCTTCTGCCGATTATAAAGGCAAAGAATTGCTTTATTTGCGTGAAGTTCAACGCCAAACAGATAAGTTTGGGGATGCGGTTGCAGCTGGAGCCACCAAAGGAAAAAATCTTTCCACTTTGTACCCGACGGGCAGTGCGCCGGGAGCGTCGTTGGCCAATGCCTTAAAAATTGTTGCCAAGCTTATTTCTGGCGGATTGAAAACCAGGATTTATTGGGTGAGTACTGGAGGTTTTGATACACACTCCAATCAGGTTGTAGGAAGTGACCGAAAAACCGGAAATCACGCCAACCTCCTTAAAGGGGTAGCAGATTCCATCCATGCGTTTATGGACGATGCCAAACTGCTTGGATTGGAAGACAGGATTGCCGGGATGACCTTTTCTGAATTTGGCAGGAGAATCATTTCCAATGGATCGGTAGGTACTGATCACGGTGCCGGTCAGCCGATGTTCCTTTTTGGTAAGAAGGTCGTGCCGGGCGTCATCGGTAAGAATCCAACCATTGATCCCAATGCTACGGCCAACTCCAATATTCCAATGCAATACGATTTCAGATCGATCTATGCT
Coding sequences:
- a CDS encoding DUF1800 domain-containing protein, yielding MPINSPLLPYSGPFNKPELLHLLRRTQLGVSNADLNHFKGKSLNQVVDELLTFGTTVAPPVKNYSARVNNLPDPTALDTEVQLGQTWVDTPIRNQTTNPDGSRRESLKAWWMGLMLGQERNLREQMVLFWHNHFSTEANDVGNAQMSYRTNKLFRENAVGNFRDFLFKITLDPGMLKYLNGYLNKATAPDENYARELQELFCVGKGPGSGYTEDDVKAAARVLTGWSLITQEGTPAVPVTPYVKENLNNHDKKDKVFSAFYGNKVIKAVATPTRATMEAEIRELIDMILAVEETSKFICRKLYTYFCYYEITPDVEVNLIEPLAEVFRNSNYDLKVLLKAFFTADYFFKPELRGAMIKSGMQFVIGKTRAFGYQIPDASKFEAQYYYWSVFKNYARNMGQDIMDPPNVAGWPAYYQVPQFHEMWVDTATYPERKNFYENISKNGLNSGTFYYQDVSKNVKVTVDFVAFAKQFSVPENPNILVAEACELLFGVPVSQAVKDQLKTSFLLENQSSDYYWTEAWLEYINNPSTTDPEAKRVPTMLKNLFLDMESAAEFHLC
- a CDS encoding DUF1501 domain-containing protein codes for the protein MKRRQFIQSVPVAIGGMSVTAYANSPLLSALTAALYETDRVLVIVQLNGGNDGLNTVFPLDQYATLAKHRANLLMPESDILVLGGTNGTTGIHPAMNKFKELYDEQKLSVIQSVGYPSFNFSHFRATDIWMTASDSKEFLNSGWAGRYLNYEFPNYPVGFPNTTMPDPLAIRIGGNVPLGLQNIGVNMAISINNTNDPLNLTGSIYKDPASADYKGKELLYLREVQRQTDKFGDAVAAGATKGKNLSTLYPTGSAPGASLANALKIVAKLISGGLKTRIYWVSTGGFDTHSNQVVGSDRKTGNHANLLKGVADSIHAFMDDAKLLGLEDRIAGMTFSEFGRRIISNGSVGTDHGAGQPMFLFGKKVVPGVIGKNPTIDPNATANSNIPMQYDFRSIYASILKDWFCVPQEDLQSVLLKNFQALPLFDPSGCIPTSVHDENNKAGENLLYAYPNPFQESTTIKFETKGDHTLVQIFNNQGVLMQTLYDGDLAPGKYDLPCDLGQAPAGIYYARIQNGKLQQVKAIHKVR